A region from the Inhella inkyongensis genome encodes:
- a CDS encoding ABC transporter permease — translation MSNALALPRWIELGILPLWNLAVALVVAALVVKLIGHSPVQAFEVLVNGALGSPRGLGYTLYYATNFIFTGLAVAVAIHCGLFNIGAEGQATFAGLGLALAALYLAPGLPAWALLPLVVGAAALFGAVWGLVPGYLQAWRGSHIVITTIMFNFLAATLNVYLLVNALRVGGGSMVIESEPFPEAAKLPAVHELAARFGLELPSSPLNAAALLALAACVFVAWFLWRTRAGYALRAVGSAPRAAQYAGLNPRAQVLVAMALSGALAGMVAVNELSGVQGKLTLDFVAGAGFTGIAVSLMGRNHPVGIVLASLLFGVLYQGGVEVAFELPGFSREMVVTVQGLIVLFAGAMAMVSAPLFAKLYSLFKGAGRG, via the coding sequence ATGAGTAATGCTTTGGCCCTGCCGCGCTGGATCGAGCTCGGCATTCTTCCCCTTTGGAATTTGGCGGTGGCCCTGGTGGTCGCGGCCCTGGTGGTCAAGCTGATCGGCCACAGCCCGGTGCAGGCTTTTGAGGTGCTGGTCAACGGCGCCCTGGGCAGCCCGCGCGGCCTGGGCTATACGCTCTACTACGCTACCAATTTCATCTTCACCGGCCTGGCGGTGGCGGTGGCCATCCATTGCGGTCTCTTCAACATCGGGGCCGAGGGTCAGGCCACCTTCGCCGGCCTGGGCTTGGCGCTGGCGGCGCTCTACCTTGCGCCCGGCCTGCCGGCCTGGGCCTTGCTGCCGCTGGTGGTGGGCGCGGCGGCCTTGTTTGGCGCGGTCTGGGGCCTGGTGCCGGGCTATCTGCAGGCCTGGCGCGGCAGCCACATCGTCATCACGACGATCATGTTCAATTTCCTGGCCGCCACGCTCAACGTCTACCTGCTGGTGAACGCGCTGCGTGTGGGCGGGGGTTCGATGGTGATCGAGTCCGAACCGTTCCCCGAGGCTGCCAAGCTCCCCGCCGTGCACGAGCTGGCCGCGCGCTTCGGCCTGGAGTTGCCCAGCTCGCCGCTGAACGCGGCGGCCCTGCTGGCGCTGGCTGCTTGTGTGTTCGTGGCTTGGTTCCTGTGGCGCACGCGGGCCGGTTATGCCCTGCGCGCGGTGGGCAGCGCACCGCGCGCTGCGCAGTACGCCGGCTTGAACCCGCGCGCCCAGGTGTTGGTGGCCATGGCCCTCTCGGGTGCCCTGGCCGGCATGGTGGCGGTGAACGAACTCTCGGGCGTGCAGGGCAAGCTGACCCTGGACTTTGTGGCCGGCGCCGGCTTCACCGGCATCGCGGTGAGCCTGATGGGGCGCAACCACCCCGTGGGCATCGTGCTGGCGTCGCTGCTCTTCGGCGTGCTCTACCAGGGCGGCGTCGAGGTGGCTTTCGAGTTGCCAGGTTTCTCGCGCGAGATGGTGGTGACGGTGCAAGGCCTGATCGTGTTGTTTGCCGGCGCCATGGCCATGGTCAGCGCGCCTTTGTTTGCCAAGCTGTATTCACTCTTCAAGGGAGCCGGCCGTGGATGA
- a CDS encoding cytidine deaminase, producing the protein MLSAALQAEMLAVARAARAAAYAPYSSYRVGAAVLGEDGRIFGGCNVENAAYPEGVCAEAGALSAMVLAGVRKARAVLVVGEGPHPISPCGGCRQKLREFGQPDQFLVLAVNENGQPQQWTLEELFPQSFGPEHLSKG; encoded by the coding sequence ATGCTTTCGGCCGCTCTCCAGGCTGAGATGCTCGCCGTGGCCCGCGCCGCGCGCGCAGCGGCCTATGCCCCGTACTCGAGCTACCGCGTCGGCGCCGCCGTGCTGGGCGAGGACGGCCGGATCTTTGGCGGCTGCAATGTCGAGAACGCCGCCTACCCAGAGGGCGTTTGTGCCGAGGCCGGCGCACTTTCCGCCATGGTCCTGGCCGGGGTGCGCAAGGCCCGTGCCGTGTTGGTGGTGGGCGAGGGGCCGCACCCGATTTCTCCCTGCGGCGGTTGCCGCCAGAAGCTGCGCGAGTTCGGGCAGCCCGATCAATTCCTGGTGTTGGCTGTGAATGAAAACGGTCAGCCCCAGCAGTGGACCCTGGAAGAACTGTTCCCACAGTCTTTCGGTCCGGAACATCTTTCAAAAGGATAA
- a CDS encoding ABC transporter permease codes for MVMIGSVLGSTLRLTAPLLLVALAGLLSERSGVVDLGLEGKMLAAAFAAAAATAATQSIAWGLVAAVGVAAAMALIHGFACISHRGDQVVSGVALNMVAAGLTVVLGIAWFNTGGQTPTLPAELRITALSPGLAEPSAAAQAHGGFLGALLGHGLFSHNLLVYMAFAAVLGVWFLLERTRLGLRLRAVGENPAMVDAAGVSVPALRYGALLMGAVLVGLAGAYLSMAQNASFSPNMTAGRGYIALAAMIFGRWRPLPTLAACLLFGFLDAMAIQLQGVSLPGIGEIPVQAIQALPYLLTVVLLAGFIGQAIAPKALGRPYLKER; via the coding sequence ATGGTCATGATCGGCTCGGTGCTGGGTTCCACTCTGCGCCTGACCGCTCCCTTGTTGCTGGTGGCGCTGGCGGGCCTTCTGAGTGAGCGCAGCGGCGTCGTGGACCTGGGGTTGGAGGGCAAGATGCTGGCGGCGGCCTTTGCGGCGGCTGCGGCCACCGCCGCCACGCAGTCCATCGCCTGGGGCCTGGTGGCCGCCGTTGGCGTGGCCGCCGCGATGGCCCTGATCCATGGCTTTGCCTGCATCAGCCACCGGGGCGACCAGGTGGTGTCCGGCGTGGCGCTGAACATGGTGGCGGCGGGCCTGACCGTGGTGCTGGGCATCGCCTGGTTCAACACCGGCGGACAGACCCCCACATTGCCCGCGGAGCTTCGCATCACAGCATTGTCCCCCGGTCTGGCCGAGCCCAGTGCGGCGGCGCAGGCGCACGGCGGCTTTCTGGGTGCGCTGCTGGGTCACGGACTGTTCAGCCACAACCTGCTGGTCTACATGGCCTTCGCCGCCGTACTGGGCGTGTGGTTCCTGCTGGAGCGCACGCGTCTGGGGTTGAGATTGCGCGCCGTGGGCGAAAACCCGGCCATGGTGGATGCCGCCGGCGTCTCGGTGCCGGCGCTGCGTTACGGGGCGCTCTTGATGGGCGCAGTGCTCGTCGGCCTGGCGGGTGCCTATCTCTCCATGGCGCAGAACGCCAGCTTCAGCCCGAACATGACGGCCGGCCGGGGCTACATCGCGCTGGCCGCCATGATCTTCGGTCGCTGGCGCCCGCTGCCCACGCTGGCCGCCTGCTTGCTGTTTGGCTTCCTGGACGCCATGGCCATCCAGCTGCAAGGCGTGAGCCTGCCCGGCATCGGCGAGATCCCAGTGCAGGCCATCCAGGCCTTGCCCTATCTCTTGACCGTGGTGCTGCTGGCGGGCTTCATCGGGCAGGCGATTGCGCCCAAGGCGCTGGGCCGGCCGTATCTGAAAGAGCGTTGA